A genome region from Sphingorhabdus sp. SMR4y includes the following:
- a CDS encoding 2,4'-dihydroxyacetophenone dioxygenase family protein: protein MEIVPELLTTPADIGWSNLVEGIDFKLFFASKETGRWTVLLRCQPGSFFPRHRHLGAGEYYVVKGKMEYRMGVALEGTYGYEPLDVIHEHTAFPEYTELYFTNHGPVVFLDDENNVVSILDHSLLTELSNG, encoded by the coding sequence ATGGAAATAGTGCCGGAACTGCTGACCACCCCCGCAGATATTGGCTGGTCGAACCTGGTGGAGGGGATTGATTTCAAGCTGTTCTTTGCCAGCAAGGAGACGGGACGATGGACCGTGCTGCTTCGCTGTCAGCCGGGCAGCTTTTTCCCCCGGCACCGTCATCTCGGCGCGGGAGAATATTATGTGGTGAAGGGCAAGATGGAATATCGCATGGGCGTGGCGCTGGAGGGGACATACGGATATGAGCCGCTGGACGTGATCCATGAACATACGGCTTTTCCGGAATATACCGAGCTCTATTTCACCAACCACGGCCCCGTGGTTTTTCTTGATGACGAAAATAATGTGGTATCGATACTGGATCATTCGCTTTTAACCGAGCTGTCGAACGGATAA
- a CDS encoding DEAD/DEAH box helicase — MTKFSDFALAEPIQKRVAEGGYTTPSPIQQQAIPPALEGKDILGIAQTGTGKTAAFSLPSIHHLLNNKKRAGRFECRMLVLAPTRELARQIADSMTGYSKGLGLYVTSAFGGVPINRQKRILERGVDVLVATPGRLLDLIDQRYLTLSKVEILVLDEADQMLDLGFIVPLKKIVPMLPKQRQSLFFSATMPKTISQLADQFLTNPVQVSVAPQSTTAERVDQKVTYINQDDKQRLLKDFINKENPDHMLVFTQTKHGADKVVKNLMAVGIHSAAIHGNKSQPQRERALGDFKKGKINILVATDIAARGIDVDGITHVINFDMPNVSEQYVHRIGRTARAGASGISYSLVAPDERQFLRDVVKLTGVKPDVIALPDGYDEPPREEVAPRIYGQKPKKYGAKPTRSGPPKNKHSSRKGRPGGGSGRGGPGSAAKSDGPKHWNNGAKSFKRRQARKADA, encoded by the coding sequence TTGACCAAATTTTCTGATTTCGCATTGGCGGAACCTATTCAAAAACGCGTGGCCGAAGGCGGCTACACCACTCCATCCCCGATTCAGCAGCAAGCCATTCCCCCGGCGCTCGAAGGCAAGGATATTCTCGGTATCGCACAAACCGGCACCGGCAAGACCGCTGCTTTCTCGCTGCCGTCGATCCATCATCTGCTGAACAACAAGAAACGCGCCGGCCGCTTTGAATGCCGGATGCTCGTGCTGGCACCAACCCGGGAACTCGCGCGGCAGATTGCCGACAGCATGACCGGGTATTCCAAAGGTCTCGGCCTTTACGTGACCTCTGCTTTCGGTGGCGTGCCTATCAACCGGCAGAAGCGCATCCTCGAACGCGGCGTTGACGTGCTGGTGGCAACTCCGGGGCGCTTGCTCGATCTGATCGACCAGCGCTATCTGACTCTGTCCAAGGTTGAAATCCTGGTGCTCGACGAAGCCGACCAGATGCTCGATCTCGGGTTCATCGTTCCGCTCAAGAAAATCGTTCCGATGCTGCCAAAACAGCGCCAGAGCCTGTTCTTCTCGGCGACCATGCCGAAGACCATCTCGCAACTGGCCGACCAGTTCCTGACCAATCCGGTCCAGGTTTCGGTTGCACCGCAATCGACAACCGCCGAGCGGGTTGACCAGAAGGTCACCTATATCAACCAGGACGACAAGCAGCGCCTGCTGAAGGATTTCATCAACAAGGAAAATCCCGATCACATGCTGGTCTTTACCCAGACCAAACATGGCGCTGACAAGGTTGTGAAAAACTTGATGGCGGTGGGTATCCACTCTGCCGCGATCCACGGCAACAAGAGCCAGCCACAGCGCGAACGCGCTCTGGGTGACTTCAAGAAGGGCAAGATCAACATTCTTGTCGCCACCGATATTGCGGCGCGCGGGATCGATGTTGACGGCATCACCCATGTCATCAACTTCGACATGCCCAATGTGTCCGAGCAATATGTCCACCGCATCGGTCGGACGGCGCGGGCAGGGGCTAGCGGTATTTCCTATTCGCTGGTCGCACCCGACGAGCGCCAGTTCCTGCGCGACGTGGTCAAGCTGACCGGCGTGAAACCGGATGTTATCGCATTGCCGGACGGCTATGACGAACCGCCACGCGAAGAAGTTGCACCGCGGATATACGGCCAGAAGCCCAAGAAATATGGTGCAAAACCGACGCGCAGCGGACCGCCAAAAAACAAGCACAGCTCCCGCAAGGGCCGTCCTGGTGGTGGTTCGGGTCGTGGTGGCCCCGGTTCGGCAGCCAAGAGCGACGGACCGAAGCACTGGAACAATGGTGCCAAGTCATTCAAACGGCGTCAGGCCCGCAAGGCCGACGCCTAG
- a CDS encoding glucose 1-dehydrogenase codes for MAGRLQDKIVCITGAAQGIGAGIAEAMAKEGARIIIGDVNDDGARALAEKIGAHAVHLDVSSQESWQALADYVGKHFGKLDILVNNAGLELVKPMQDHSLADWRNIMAVNVDGIFLGCKTFEALLRESGKSGSPASVINISSIAGLVGYPDQLAYNTSKGAVRHMSKSLAIEWAAHGDAIRCNSIHPGCIRTPMLELAVEGWVENGSVPADDPWSAVAALCPLNTVGLPEDIAMGALYLGSDESRFVTGIELVIDGGWVAR; via the coding sequence ATGGCAGGACGTCTGCAGGACAAGATCGTGTGTATCACCGGTGCGGCGCAAGGCATTGGCGCCGGCATCGCCGAGGCCATGGCGAAAGAAGGCGCGCGCATCATCATCGGCGATGTCAACGACGACGGTGCCAGGGCGCTCGCGGAAAAAATCGGTGCACATGCCGTTCACCTGGATGTTTCCTCGCAGGAGAGCTGGCAGGCGCTGGCCGATTATGTCGGCAAGCATTTCGGGAAACTTGATATTCTGGTCAACAATGCCGGACTGGAACTTGTGAAGCCGATGCAGGACCACAGTCTGGCCGACTGGCGCAATATCATGGCCGTCAACGTCGACGGGATTTTTCTGGGCTGCAAGACGTTCGAAGCGTTGCTCCGCGAATCCGGAAAGTCCGGCTCCCCTGCATCGGTGATCAATATTTCCTCGATCGCCGGTCTGGTCGGCTACCCCGATCAACTGGCCTATAACACGTCAAAAGGCGCCGTGCGGCACATGTCGAAAAGCCTAGCGATAGAATGGGCGGCGCACGGCGACGCGATCCGCTGCAATTCGATCCACCCCGGTTGTATCCGCACACCGATGCTTGAGCTCGCGGTCGAAGGATGGGTCGAGAATGGCTCGGTGCCGGCCGATGATCCCTGGAGCGCCGTCGCTGCTCTGTGCCCGTTGAATACCGTCGGCCTGCCGGAAGATATCGCCATGGGCGCACTATATCTCGGCTCGGATGAATCCCGCTTTGTCACCGGCATCGAACTGGTGATTGACGGCGGATGGGTGGCCCGATGA
- a CDS encoding TonB-dependent receptor: MKNICRATIVASLASVSLLAHGTALAQTAPDNAGTDDQGGGVNIIVVTAQKRAQNLQDVPVSVSAFDTQMIADAGFTNSLSIGDQVPNLEIKTFGGVPNIFIRGVGNNDFNSSSIGPISVYRDDVVVASTGSQIFSLFDLERIEVVRGPQGTLFGKNATGGAIQFFSKLPEDRFEGNARFGYGRFSLFEGEVAASLPITDGFSVRVAGMIRKRDGEKFNRFDGTDAIDVDEAAARAIFRLRPGPDTDLRLTVGGGRDRSDYLENKPVGTINGADLFGYTDPFPDDERLLNFNGPSRNHSDNVFVNFVAQHDFGDWSVRSLTGYDKSDVDNAVDVDGGPLRVDEITFLTDAEQFTQELQLSYDDGTLNAIAGLYYFYEDFNARSNADLLGELTFAQGALPLITQATRKNKAYAAFGQATYAVVPELRLTVGARYTIDKVRATHQADLVSGFFDDDIPNGAPVPLVPFASLRDSYKSFSWRLSADYDVTDDVLAYVSVDKGFKAGGFNIGIITSVAERTQVDPETLISYEIGFKSTLFDRNLRLNVAAFYYDYSDLQVLSVNTQAGSAVPTLGLDNAADATIKGVEVEAFATPSDWLDLGLNFGILDAKFKNYLSGAIDPVTGLPRDFSGNRLPGAPKFTLSANAQVTVPVGRFETRWRAEYNFTGKKYYNNAQDPLISSGDGYGLLNLRASLSDPDNGWELAAWAKNVTNKAYIVDATDTRGFGFVPRYYGERATYGAEIRLTF, from the coding sequence ATGAAGAATATTTGCCGCGCAACAATAGTCGCATCCCTTGCATCGGTTTCCCTGCTCGCCCATGGCACCGCGCTCGCACAGACAGCGCCGGATAATGCCGGAACGGATGACCAGGGCGGCGGCGTCAACATCATTGTCGTCACCGCGCAGAAGCGGGCGCAGAATCTTCAGGACGTGCCGGTATCCGTCTCCGCATTTGATACCCAGATGATTGCCGACGCCGGTTTTACCAACAGCCTCTCGATCGGGGACCAGGTACCCAATCTTGAAATCAAGACCTTTGGCGGCGTGCCGAACATATTCATTCGCGGTGTCGGCAATAATGATTTCAACAGCTCCTCGATCGGCCCGATCAGTGTTTACCGGGATGATGTCGTGGTCGCGTCGACCGGTAGCCAGATTTTCTCGCTGTTTGATCTGGAACGCATCGAAGTCGTTCGCGGCCCCCAAGGCACTTTGTTCGGCAAAAATGCCACTGGCGGTGCAATCCAGTTTTTCTCCAAACTTCCTGAGGACCGGTTCGAAGGCAATGCCCGTTTCGGCTATGGCCGTTTCAGCCTGTTTGAAGGGGAGGTTGCCGCATCGCTCCCGATTACCGATGGCTTCTCGGTCCGCGTTGCCGGTATGATCCGCAAACGGGATGGTGAAAAATTCAACCGGTTTGACGGCACCGATGCAATCGATGTCGACGAAGCCGCGGCGCGTGCAATTTTCCGGTTGCGTCCGGGGCCCGACACAGATCTCCGGCTGACGGTCGGCGGTGGCCGGGATCGCAGTGACTATCTGGAAAACAAGCCGGTGGGAACGATCAACGGAGCCGATCTGTTCGGCTATACCGATCCTTTCCCGGATGACGAGCGGTTGCTCAATTTCAATGGACCTTCACGCAATCACTCGGACAATGTCTTTGTCAACTTTGTCGCCCAGCATGATTTTGGCGACTGGTCGGTCCGCTCCCTGACCGGCTATGACAAGAGCGACGTTGATAATGCAGTGGATGTCGACGGCGGGCCTTTGCGGGTCGATGAAATCACCTTCTTGACGGATGCCGAGCAGTTTACCCAGGAATTGCAGCTATCCTATGATGACGGCACCCTGAATGCGATTGCCGGACTCTATTATTTCTATGAGGATTTCAATGCGCGCAGCAATGCCGATCTGCTTGGCGAGCTGACCTTTGCCCAGGGCGCGCTGCCTCTGATCACGCAGGCCACCCGCAAGAACAAGGCCTATGCGGCATTCGGCCAGGCGACCTACGCGGTGGTTCCGGAGCTGCGCCTGACCGTGGGAGCGCGATATACGATCGACAAGGTTCGCGCGACCCACCAGGCCGATCTGGTGTCCGGATTTTTCGATGACGACATTCCCAATGGCGCTCCGGTTCCGCTGGTGCCGTTCGCCAGCCTTCGCGATTCCTACAAGTCTTTCTCGTGGCGGCTGTCGGCGGATTACGATGTTACCGATGATGTGCTTGCCTATGTCAGCGTCGACAAGGGTTTCAAGGCCGGCGGCTTCAATATCGGGATCATCACCAGCGTGGCCGAGCGTACACAGGTCGACCCGGAGACGCTAATTTCTTATGAAATCGGCTTCAAGTCGACCCTGTTTGATCGCAATCTGAGACTGAATGTCGCAGCTTTCTATTACGACTATAGCGATCTTCAGGTTCTCTCGGTCAATACGCAGGCTGGTAGCGCCGTGCCGACTCTGGGGCTCGACAATGCCGCCGACGCGACGATCAAGGGTGTTGAAGTGGAGGCCTTTGCGACGCCGTCTGACTGGCTTGATCTGGGGCTGAATTTTGGCATTCTTGACGCCAAGTTCAAAAATTATCTTTCCGGCGCCATTGATCCGGTTACCGGTTTGCCGCGCGATTTTTCCGGCAACAGACTGCCGGGAGCGCCCAAGTTTACGCTCTCGGCCAACGCGCAGGTAACCGTGCCAGTCGGGCGCTTTGAAACCCGCTGGCGGGCCGAGTATAATTTTACCGGGAAGAAATATTATAACAATGCCCAGGACCCTCTGATCAGTTCCGGCGACGGCTATGGGCTGCTCAATTTGCGGGCTTCCCTCTCCGATCCTGACAATGGATGGGAATTGGCGGCCTGGGCCAAAAATGTCACCAACAAGGCCTATATTGTCGATGCGACCGACACCCGAGGCTTCGGTTTTGTGCCCCGCTATTATGGCGAACGGGCCACCTATGGCGCCGAAATCCGGCTTACTTTCTAA
- a CDS encoding helix-turn-helix domain-containing protein yields MKIIEEESWQSACLPPTRQLPGFQEVLDRTHFHWDLKSDRDDQYIAEVRRRAVNDYMLTHIVADPVTGFRSMDDVKKSNDAYFCLLFFTQGECLLEQGANETVVSNGKIAIWDSTRPAKFQNTSRLNQFSILIPREKAKIMIPGIEDMCGLSVDGNKGLGSILHSHLVQIHQAIELVEPEDRPAVLRATVELVAAAFKPESANRSSTVFRQAVLNRVQEYIVANLGEPDLSPATVAAAFKFSPRYLHRLFEESDESAGSWIRKRRLHAAKADLADAANNRLSVTQIAMRRGFADASHFSHAFRKEFGQSPRQFKQTCRSSDPRD; encoded by the coding sequence ATGAAGATAATAGAGGAAGAGAGCTGGCAATCGGCCTGCCTGCCTCCGACCAGGCAATTGCCCGGCTTTCAGGAAGTGCTCGACCGCACCCATTTCCACTGGGACCTGAAATCGGATCGGGATGACCAATATATAGCCGAAGTGCGCCGGCGGGCGGTGAACGACTATATGCTTACCCATATCGTGGCCGACCCGGTGACCGGATTTCGGTCAATGGACGATGTCAAAAAAAGCAATGACGCCTATTTCTGCCTGCTGTTCTTCACGCAGGGCGAATGCCTGCTTGAACAAGGTGCCAATGAGACCGTCGTGTCCAATGGCAAAATCGCGATCTGGGACAGCACCCGTCCTGCAAAATTTCAGAACACCAGCCGACTGAATCAATTTTCGATATTGATCCCGCGCGAGAAGGCCAAAATCATGATCCCCGGAATAGAGGATATGTGCGGGCTGAGCGTCGATGGCAACAAGGGCCTTGGATCGATCCTTCATTCCCATCTTGTGCAAATTCACCAGGCTATCGAACTGGTGGAGCCGGAAGATCGGCCGGCCGTGTTGCGGGCGACCGTCGAGCTGGTTGCCGCAGCCTTCAAGCCGGAAAGTGCCAATCGTTCTAGTACCGTTTTCCGTCAGGCCGTCCTGAACCGGGTACAGGAATATATAGTCGCCAATCTCGGCGAGCCGGACCTTTCGCCGGCAACGGTAGCCGCGGCCTTCAAATTCAGTCCGCGCTATCTGCACCGCTTGTTCGAGGAGTCGGACGAAAGCGCGGGCAGCTGGATCCGCAAGCGGCGGCTGCACGCCGCCAAGGCCGATCTTGCTGATGCGGCAAATAACAGATTGTCGGTAACCCAGATTGCCATGCGGCGGGGTTTTGCCGACGCCTCGCATTTCAGCCATGCGTTCCGGAAGGAATTCGGACAGTCGCCGCGACAGTTTAAACAGACCTGCCGGAGCAGCGATCCGCGCGACTGA
- a CDS encoding TolB family protein, with product MTKYILFAAAALLPIAGSYASESSAQESSKTPAVPIAKAYLGQNPPGLTPEAFAPGLVTTENWEYGGAFSPDMREYYLLKSDENESTAFVVFRYEDGNWQESRISGRVGQPVISPDGQTMHLGKRYKQRTAAGWSEIMDLGGKFDEIQIMRLTASAKGTYYFDEVGSDGDGQIRYSRLIDGEREEPRLAGPAINTGTWLAHPFIAPDESYILWDGRREEGFGNSDIYISFRQSDGTWGSAINLGDTINTDAWEAAASVTPDGKYLFFHRSVSDGNVDIFWVDAQVIKDLKPKQ from the coding sequence ATGACCAAATATATCTTGTTTGCAGCAGCAGCGCTGCTACCCATTGCTGGCTCTTATGCCAGTGAAAGCAGCGCGCAGGAATCATCGAAAACGCCAGCCGTGCCGATAGCCAAAGCTTATCTTGGCCAGAATCCGCCCGGGTTGACCCCGGAAGCTTTCGCACCGGGGCTCGTAACCACCGAAAATTGGGAATATGGCGGCGCGTTCTCGCCCGATATGAGAGAATATTATTTGCTCAAAAGCGACGAAAATGAATCAACTGCGTTCGTTGTGTTTCGGTATGAAGATGGAAATTGGCAAGAGTCCCGTATCTCCGGAAGAGTCGGTCAACCCGTCATATCGCCGGATGGCCAGACCATGCATCTTGGCAAACGCTACAAGCAGCGCACGGCCGCCGGTTGGTCCGAGATCATGGACCTCGGCGGCAAGTTCGATGAAATTCAGATCATGCGCCTGACCGCATCTGCCAAGGGAACCTATTATTTTGACGAGGTGGGTTCGGATGGTGACGGGCAGATCCGATATTCGCGACTGATCGATGGAGAGCGAGAAGAACCCAGACTGGCTGGCCCGGCAATCAACACCGGGACATGGCTCGCCCACCCCTTCATTGCCCCCGATGAATCCTATATACTCTGGGACGGCAGGCGCGAGGAAGGCTTCGGCAATTCCGACATTTATATCAGCTTCCGGCAAAGCGATGGCACATGGGGCAGCGCCATCAACCTTGGCGATACAATCAACACCGACGCCTGGGAGGCCGCCGCCAGCGTGACTCCCGATGGTAAATATCTGTTTTTCCACCGCTCCGTATCCGACGGCAATGTCGATATATTCTGGGTGGATGCGCAAGTGATAAAGGATCTCAAGCCAAAGCAGTAA
- a CDS encoding class I SAM-dependent methyltransferase, with protein sequence MTDAKPHNRDKNYRIKSDSPFLQALGVANDAGEIKPNKYAKYRQICRFVEIFIERIERTQAVKQKRVKVLDIGSGKGYLTFAMYDQLAKAGLNPKIDGVDTRAEMVDLCNAAAQASGFENLAFHNMKAEDFVQGYYDAIVALHACDTATDDALFYGIRSKSKLIVCAPCCQHEVLVDLQKSETENRKFIAHGLFLQKQADLITDNARVMLLRSQGYQVDVIDFVSTEHTQKNTLITAIKKNKPSPKYLEQYEAYKKAYGFAGIKLETLMREAGLIRSE encoded by the coding sequence ATGACCGACGCAAAACCACACAACCGCGACAAGAATTACCGGATCAAAAGCGACAGCCCGTTTCTGCAGGCGCTGGGCGTTGCGAACGACGCCGGCGAGATCAAGCCCAACAAATATGCCAAATATCGCCAGATTTGCCGTTTTGTCGAGATTTTCATCGAACGGATCGAGCGGACCCAGGCGGTAAAGCAGAAGCGGGTCAAGGTGTTGGATATCGGCTCGGGCAAGGGTTATCTCACCTTTGCGATGTATGACCAGCTCGCCAAGGCAGGACTGAACCCCAAGATTGACGGCGTCGATACGCGCGCGGAAATGGTCGATCTGTGCAACGCAGCGGCGCAGGCGTCCGGCTTTGAAAATCTGGCGTTCCACAATATGAAGGCCGAGGATTTCGTGCAGGGCTATTATGACGCGATCGTCGCGCTGCACGCCTGCGATACCGCGACCGATGATGCTCTCTTCTACGGCATAAGGTCGAAATCCAAACTGATCGTCTGTGCGCCTTGCTGCCAGCACGAGGTTCTGGTGGACCTGCAGAAGAGCGAGACAGAAAACCGCAAGTTCATCGCGCACGGCCTGTTTCTGCAGAAGCAGGCGGACCTGATCACCGACAATGCCCGCGTTATGCTGCTCCGGTCGCAGGGCTATCAGGTCGATGTCATAGATTTCGTCTCGACCGAGCACACGCAGAAGAACACGCTGATTACCGCGATCAAGAAGAACAAGCCGTCGCCGAAATATCTCGAGCAATATGAAGCCTACAAGAAGGCTTATGGTTTTGCCGGCATAAAACTGGAAACGCTGATGCGCGAGGCAGGGTTGATCCGCTCGGAGTAG
- a CDS encoding AMP-binding protein — MHDYEKTIVASSADPDRFWLEASSEIDWIEAPGIGWDESSQSWFPDGQLNSCYNAVDRHVANGRADQIAVIYESPVTGQRQAFTYRELQAEVARTAGMIAAQGVGKGDRVIIYMPMIPQTMVAMLACARIGAIHSVVFGGFAPPELAKRIDDAEPRLLLTASCGIEGKKVIPYQPLVVESLALAKHRVPAVLLFQRETSRADIADGWAQDWSEQLAKAGSADCVPLKSSDPLYILYTSGTTGTPKGVVRDNGGHAVALNWSMKNIYGLMPGECFWAASDVGWVVGHSYIVYGPLFAGATVVLYEGKPVGTPDAGEFWRVIERNQVAVFFTAPTAIRAIRKEDENGEYYPASGLPSLRAIFLAGERADPDTIKWLEQQSGRPVIDHWWQTELGWPALATCMGLGDDRRKAGSAGFPVPGYQFHVLNDNGESVSDEKVGNISIKCPLPPGCYQSLWGNEEGYRKAFASYPGYYETGDAGFRDADGFMHVMGRTDDIINVAGHRLSTGQMEGALAEIDGVAECAVIGADDPLKGMIPVAFVVTSGQQAASELVSACIAHVRSEIGAVASVKTIHVVAALPKTRSGKILRSTLRAIANDQAVTTPNTIENPEAIDAILSKVRTTDR; from the coding sequence ATGCATGATTATGAAAAGACGATAGTTGCCAGCAGCGCCGATCCGGACCGTTTCTGGCTGGAAGCCTCTTCGGAAATCGACTGGATAGAAGCGCCGGGAATCGGCTGGGACGAAAGCAGCCAAAGCTGGTTTCCCGATGGCCAGCTGAACAGTTGCTATAATGCCGTCGACCGTCATGTCGCCAATGGCAGGGCTGACCAGATCGCGGTCATTTACGAAAGTCCGGTCACAGGGCAAAGGCAGGCATTTACCTATCGCGAATTGCAAGCGGAGGTCGCGAGGACAGCCGGCATGATCGCCGCGCAAGGCGTGGGGAAGGGCGACCGCGTGATCATCTATATGCCGATGATTCCGCAAACCATGGTCGCCATGCTGGCCTGTGCCCGGATTGGTGCCATCCACTCGGTCGTCTTTGGCGGCTTTGCGCCGCCGGAGCTGGCCAAGCGAATTGACGATGCTGAACCGCGACTGTTGCTGACCGCTTCCTGCGGAATTGAAGGGAAAAAAGTCATTCCCTACCAGCCACTGGTGGTCGAGAGCCTGGCGCTGGCCAAACATCGTGTGCCCGCTGTCCTGCTTTTTCAGCGGGAAACTTCACGAGCGGATATCGCCGACGGATGGGCGCAGGACTGGTCGGAGCAGCTTGCCAAGGCCGGTTCTGCGGATTGCGTTCCGCTGAAGTCATCCGACCCGCTCTATATCCTCTATACATCAGGTACGACCGGAACACCGAAAGGGGTGGTACGCGACAATGGCGGGCATGCTGTGGCGCTCAACTGGAGCATGAAGAATATTTACGGCCTGATGCCCGGCGAATGTTTCTGGGCGGCTTCCGATGTCGGCTGGGTGGTGGGCCACAGCTACATCGTCTATGGACCGTTGTTCGCCGGGGCCACCGTGGTCCTCTATGAAGGCAAGCCGGTGGGCACTCCGGATGCCGGGGAATTCTGGCGGGTTATCGAACGCAATCAGGTAGCGGTATTTTTTACCGCGCCGACCGCCATTCGCGCTATCCGTAAGGAAGACGAAAATGGCGAATATTATCCGGCGAGCGGGCTACCCTCATTGAGAGCGATTTTTCTGGCCGGGGAACGCGCAGATCCGGACACGATAAAATGGCTCGAGCAACAATCCGGTCGACCGGTCATCGACCATTGGTGGCAGACGGAACTCGGCTGGCCGGCCCTGGCGACCTGCATGGGCCTGGGTGATGATCGGCGAAAGGCCGGCAGCGCGGGTTTTCCTGTACCGGGCTATCAATTCCATGTTCTCAATGACAATGGTGAAAGCGTCAGTGACGAAAAAGTCGGCAATATCTCGATAAAATGTCCCTTGCCGCCGGGCTGTTATCAGAGCCTTTGGGGCAATGAGGAAGGCTATCGGAAAGCCTTCGCATCCTATCCCGGATATTATGAAACCGGCGACGCGGGTTTCCGTGATGCCGACGGGTTCATGCACGTGATGGGCCGAACCGACGATATCATCAATGTCGCCGGACACAGGCTGTCTACCGGACAGATGGAAGGTGCATTGGCAGAAATCGACGGAGTGGCGGAATGCGCGGTGATCGGTGCCGATGATCCGCTCAAGGGAATGATCCCCGTCGCTTTTGTTGTCACGTCCGGGCAGCAAGCGGCAAGCGAGCTTGTCTCGGCATGTATCGCTCACGTCCGTTCGGAAATCGGAGCTGTTGCGTCGGTGAAAACCATTCATGTTGTTGCTGCGCTGCCCAAAACCCGCTCCGGCAAGATCCTGCGGTCAACGTTGCGCGCGATCGCCAATGACCAGGCGGTAACGACACCCAATACGATCGAAAATCCTGAAGCGATCGATGCAATTCTTTCCAAAGTGAGAACGACAGACCGCTAG
- a CDS encoding thiamine pyrophosphate-dependent dehydrogenase E1 component subunit alpha, translating to MSSNHSKRLWMYAQMVKSRYFEDMIKPAYFEGKTPVFNMAKGPLPGEMHLSDGQEPCAVGVCAHLRADDTVTATHRPHHIAIAKGVDLNAMAAEIFGKKDGLAGGRSGHMHLFDPAVNFSCSGIIAQGMGPAVGAAMAARMQGSDAVAVAFLGEGAANQGAFHESLNLASVWKAPVVFVIEDNSYGISVPKSACTAIASNVDRAAGYAMPGHHVSGNDPDGVYEAAGIAIERARSGSGPSLIEIETSRLEGHFMGDPEGYRPKDEVKRLKEIDPIPAYRSRLVKEGFEESELARVEKEARALVEQAFSYARSNDYPEPKEAFDHVFA from the coding sequence ATGAGCAGCAATCACAGCAAGCGCCTCTGGATGTATGCCCAGATGGTCAAGAGCCGGTATTTCGAGGATATGATCAAACCGGCCTATTTCGAAGGCAAGACGCCGGTCTTCAACATGGCGAAAGGCCCCCTTCCCGGCGAGATGCACCTGTCCGACGGGCAGGAGCCTTGCGCCGTCGGCGTGTGCGCCCATTTGCGCGCTGATGATACAGTCACCGCCACCCACAGGCCGCATCACATAGCCATCGCCAAGGGTGTCGATCTGAACGCCATGGCGGCCGAGATTTTCGGCAAGAAAGACGGGCTGGCCGGCGGACGCAGCGGTCACATGCACCTATTCGATCCCGCAGTGAATTTTTCCTGCTCGGGAATTATCGCACAAGGGATGGGCCCGGCAGTCGGCGCAGCGATGGCGGCCAGAATGCAGGGAAGCGATGCCGTAGCGGTGGCCTTTCTGGGAGAAGGCGCAGCCAATCAGGGCGCTTTTCATGAAAGCCTCAACCTTGCGTCGGTTTGGAAAGCCCCCGTGGTCTTCGTCATCGAAGACAATAGCTACGGTATTTCCGTGCCCAAAAGCGCCTGCACCGCAATCGCCAGTAACGTGGATCGGGCGGCGGGCTATGCCATGCCGGGCCATCATGTCAGCGGTAATGATCCGGACGGCGTATATGAAGCTGCCGGCATCGCGATCGAACGGGCGCGGTCCGGTTCGGGACCCAGTCTGATCGAGATAGAAACCAGCCGGCTGGAAGGCCATTTCATGGGTGATCCGGAAGGCTATCGGCCCAAGGACGAGGTCAAGCGGTTGAAAGAAATCGATCCCATTCCCGCCTACCGAAGCCGGTTGGTCAAAGAAGGGTTTGAAGAATCAGAGCTGGCTCGCGTGGAAAAGGAAGCGCGCGCGTTGGTCGAGCAGGCCTTTTCCTATGCCCGCAGTAATGACTATCCGGAACCGAAGGAGGCCTTTGACCATGTCTTTGCCTGA